From a single Couchioplanes caeruleus genomic region:
- a CDS encoding DUF2382 domain-containing protein: MIAQEQIHSLYGREVYDRDGDKIGSIGQVWGDGVGQPTWASVKTGLFGLNESMIPLQDADLQGDRLVVPFEKAMVKDAPNIDASHDEPLAEDEVTRLYDYYNVNWDDSYRAYQAGAAAGNASYTGTRERDTVGHDTSGRTTDDAMTRSEERLTVGTEREQVGRARLRKYVVTEQQQVTVPVSHEEVRIEREPITDANVGRALDGPDISEEEHEVTLHAERPVVDTEAVPVERVRLNKQTVTEQQTVGGEVRKEHIEADVPGEQGRRTLG; the protein is encoded by the coding sequence GTGATCGCGCAGGAGCAGATCCATTCGCTGTACGGCCGCGAGGTGTACGACCGCGACGGTGACAAGATCGGCAGCATCGGTCAGGTGTGGGGCGACGGCGTCGGTCAGCCCACGTGGGCGAGCGTCAAGACGGGCCTGTTCGGCCTCAACGAGTCGATGATCCCGCTGCAGGACGCCGACCTGCAGGGCGACCGCCTGGTCGTGCCGTTCGAGAAGGCCATGGTCAAGGACGCCCCGAACATCGACGCCTCGCACGACGAGCCGCTGGCCGAGGACGAGGTGACCCGGCTGTACGACTACTACAACGTCAACTGGGACGACAGCTACCGGGCGTACCAGGCCGGCGCCGCGGCCGGGAACGCCTCCTACACCGGCACGCGGGAGCGGGACACGGTGGGACACGACACCTCCGGCCGGACCACCGACGACGCCATGACCCGTTCCGAGGAGCGGCTGACCGTCGGCACCGAGCGCGAGCAGGTCGGCCGGGCGCGGCTGCGCAAGTACGTCGTGACCGAGCAGCAGCAGGTCACCGTGCCGGTCTCGCACGAGGAGGTCCGCATCGAGCGCGAGCCGATCACCGACGCGAACGTCGGCCGGGCGCTGGACGGCCCGGACATCAGCGAGGAGGAGCACGAGGTGACGCTGCACGCCGAGCGCCCGGTCGTGGACACCGAGGCCGTGCCGGTCGAGCGCGTACGCCTGAACAAGCAGACGGTCACCGAGCAGCAGACCGTCGGCGGCGAGGTGCGCAAGGAGCACATCGAGGCCGACGTCCCCGGCGAGCAGGGCCGCCGCACCCTCGGCTGA
- a CDS encoding nitrate reductase subunit alpha yields the protein MADAAGSAGRALLGFGGLVRRAEVSPDGRALYQIGGREADAFYRDRWSYDKVVRSTHGVNCTGSCSWKVYVKDGIITWEQQQVDYPSVGPDRPEYEPRGCPRGAAFSWYTYSPTRVRYPYARGVLLEMYREAKQRLGDPVAAWAEIQDDPERRRRYQKARGKGGLVRVTWDEAQEMIAAAHVHTIRRYGPDRVAGFSPIPAMSMVSHAVGSRFMSLIGGSMLSFYDWYADLPVASPQVFGDQTDVPESGDWWDASYLMMWGSNVPVTRTPDAHWMAEARYRGQKVIVVSPDFADNVKFADEWMPAQPGTDGALAMAMGHVILKEFFVARRTPRFVDYVRKFTDLPFLVTLEPGPDGAHRPAKFLTAEDLGESDKEAAFRTVLWDSATNAAAVPRGSLGHRWGEKAGQWNLDLGDIEPALTCLGDGDPVEVALPRFDTDTPGVLRRGVPTRTVGGKLVTTVFDLMLAQYGVVRDGLPGQWPAGYDDPEVPYTPAWQEPITGVPAAQVARVAREFADNAERSGGRSMILLGAGTNHWFHSDTTYRAILALTTLTGCQGVNGGGWAHYVGQEKCRPVTGWAQLAGGLDWVRPPRQMIGTAFWYTHTDQWRYDTYSADVVSSPTGTGAFRGKHTMDLMAQSARLGWMPSMPTFDRSPLDLADEAVASGDPASYVAGELHAGRLQFACTDPDDPQNWPRVLTVWRANLLGSSAKGNEYFLRHLLGTDSNLRAEEAEPQLRPKDVVWPDQAPEGKLDLLLSLDFRMTSTTLFSDIVLPAATWYEKHDLNSTDMHPFVHAFTPAINPPWQTRTDFDAFHGIAKAFSALAKDHLGVRKDVVAAPLLHDTPDAMATPHGVVRDWAETGEMPVPGRTMPKIIVVERDYGVIDQKLAALGPLLDTLGTTGKGVAVDVTPEIGYLQRKNGAVRGGVADGRPALAKDVHACEAILALSGTTNGRVATAGFHDVEKRTGVRLADLAAEHEGKQITFADTQARPVPVITSPEWSGSEHGGRRYSPFTINTERLKPWHTLTGRQQFFLDHDWMHEAGEALPIFRPPLDMHKLFGEPRLGKHGELEITLRYLTPHSKWSIHSEYQDNLIMLTLSRGGPTMWMSETDAAKIGVRDNDWIEAVNRNGVVVCRAVVTHKMPEGTVYMYHAQERVIDVPKAERTGRRGGIHNSLTRLLVKPTHLIGGYAQLSFAFNYLGPTGNQRDEVTVIRRRSQEVQY from the coding sequence ATGGCAGACGCGGCCGGCTCGGCGGGACGGGCCCTGCTGGGCTTCGGAGGACTGGTACGGCGGGCCGAGGTGTCCCCGGACGGCCGTGCCCTGTACCAGATCGGCGGCCGGGAGGCGGACGCCTTCTACCGCGACCGCTGGTCCTACGACAAGGTGGTCCGCTCCACCCACGGCGTGAACTGCACCGGCTCCTGCTCGTGGAAGGTGTACGTCAAGGACGGCATCATCACGTGGGAGCAGCAGCAGGTCGACTATCCCAGCGTCGGCCCCGACCGCCCGGAGTACGAGCCGCGCGGCTGCCCGCGTGGCGCCGCCTTCTCCTGGTACACGTATTCGCCGACGCGGGTGCGGTACCCGTACGCGCGCGGCGTGCTGCTGGAGATGTACCGCGAGGCCAAGCAGCGCCTCGGCGACCCGGTCGCGGCGTGGGCGGAGATCCAGGACGACCCGGAGCGGCGCCGGCGCTACCAGAAGGCCCGCGGCAAGGGCGGCCTGGTGCGCGTCACCTGGGACGAGGCGCAGGAGATGATCGCCGCCGCGCACGTGCACACGATCCGGCGGTACGGCCCCGACCGGGTCGCGGGCTTCTCGCCGATCCCGGCGATGTCGATGGTCTCGCACGCGGTCGGCTCCCGCTTCATGTCGCTGATCGGCGGCTCGATGCTGTCCTTCTACGACTGGTACGCCGACCTGCCCGTCGCGTCCCCGCAGGTGTTCGGCGACCAGACCGACGTGCCGGAGTCCGGTGACTGGTGGGACGCCTCGTACCTGATGATGTGGGGTTCGAACGTCCCGGTGACCCGGACGCCGGACGCGCACTGGATGGCCGAGGCCCGCTACCGCGGGCAGAAGGTCATCGTGGTCAGCCCCGACTTCGCCGACAACGTCAAGTTCGCCGACGAGTGGATGCCCGCGCAGCCCGGCACCGACGGCGCGCTCGCCATGGCCATGGGCCACGTGATCCTCAAGGAGTTCTTCGTCGCGCGCCGCACGCCGCGCTTCGTGGACTACGTCCGCAAGTTCACCGACCTGCCGTTCCTCGTCACGCTGGAGCCGGGCCCGGACGGCGCGCACCGGCCGGCGAAGTTCCTCACCGCCGAGGACCTGGGGGAGAGCGACAAGGAGGCCGCGTTCCGCACCGTGCTGTGGGACTCGGCCACGAACGCGGCCGCCGTGCCGCGCGGCTCGCTGGGGCACCGCTGGGGCGAGAAGGCGGGCCAGTGGAACCTCGACCTGGGTGACATCGAGCCAGCGCTGACCTGCCTCGGCGACGGCGACCCGGTCGAGGTGGCGCTGCCGCGCTTCGACACCGACACCCCGGGCGTGCTGCGCCGCGGCGTGCCCACCCGGACGGTCGGCGGCAAGCTGGTCACCACCGTGTTCGACCTGATGCTGGCCCAGTACGGCGTGGTCCGCGACGGCCTGCCGGGGCAGTGGCCGGCCGGCTACGACGACCCGGAGGTGCCGTACACGCCGGCGTGGCAGGAGCCGATCACGGGCGTGCCGGCGGCGCAGGTGGCCCGGGTGGCGCGCGAGTTCGCCGACAACGCGGAGCGCTCCGGCGGCCGGTCGATGATCCTGCTCGGGGCGGGCACGAACCACTGGTTCCACTCCGACACGACGTACCGGGCGATCCTCGCGCTCACCACGCTGACCGGCTGCCAGGGTGTCAACGGCGGCGGCTGGGCGCACTACGTGGGGCAGGAGAAGTGCCGCCCGGTGACCGGCTGGGCGCAGCTCGCGGGCGGCCTGGACTGGGTACGCCCGCCGCGCCAGATGATCGGCACCGCGTTCTGGTACACCCACACCGACCAGTGGCGCTACGACACGTACTCGGCGGACGTGGTGTCGTCGCCGACCGGCACGGGCGCGTTCCGCGGCAAGCACACGATGGACCTGATGGCGCAGTCGGCGCGGCTGGGCTGGATGCCGTCCATGCCCACGTTCGACCGCAGCCCGCTCGACCTGGCCGACGAGGCCGTGGCCTCGGGCGACCCGGCGAGCTATGTGGCCGGTGAGCTGCACGCCGGCCGGCTGCAGTTCGCCTGCACCGATCCGGACGACCCGCAGAACTGGCCGCGGGTGCTGACGGTGTGGCGGGCCAACCTGCTCGGCTCGTCCGCGAAGGGCAACGAGTACTTCCTGCGGCACCTGCTCGGCACCGATTCCAACCTGCGCGCCGAGGAGGCCGAACCGCAGCTGCGTCCCAAGGACGTGGTGTGGCCCGACCAGGCCCCGGAGGGCAAGCTCGACCTGCTGCTCAGCCTGGACTTCCGGATGACGTCGACGACGCTGTTCTCCGACATCGTGCTGCCGGCGGCGACCTGGTACGAGAAGCACGACCTCAACAGCACCGACATGCACCCGTTCGTGCACGCGTTCACGCCGGCCATCAACCCGCCGTGGCAGACCCGTACGGACTTCGACGCGTTCCACGGCATCGCCAAGGCGTTCTCCGCGCTCGCCAAGGACCACCTGGGCGTCCGCAAGGATGTGGTCGCCGCGCCGCTGCTGCACGACACCCCGGACGCCATGGCCACCCCGCACGGCGTGGTGCGCGACTGGGCCGAGACCGGCGAGATGCCCGTGCCCGGCCGGACCATGCCGAAGATCATCGTGGTGGAGCGCGACTACGGCGTCATCGACCAGAAGCTCGCCGCGCTGGGGCCGCTGCTGGACACGCTGGGCACGACCGGCAAGGGCGTCGCCGTGGACGTCACCCCGGAGATCGGCTACCTGCAGCGCAAGAACGGCGCGGTGCGCGGCGGCGTCGCCGACGGCCGGCCCGCGCTGGCCAAGGACGTGCACGCCTGCGAGGCGATCCTCGCGCTGTCGGGCACCACCAACGGGCGGGTCGCCACGGCCGGCTTCCACGACGTGGAGAAACGCACCGGCGTACGCCTCGCCGACCTGGCCGCCGAGCACGAGGGCAAGCAGATCACGTTCGCCGACACCCAGGCGCGGCCCGTACCGGTCATCACCAGCCCGGAGTGGTCCGGCAGCGAGCACGGCGGCCGGCGCTACTCGCCGTTCACCATCAACACCGAACGGCTCAAGCCGTGGCACACGCTCACCGGCCGCCAGCAGTTCTTCCTCGACCACGACTGGATGCACGAGGCGGGCGAGGCGCTGCCGATCTTCCGCCCGCCGCTGGACATGCACAAGCTCTTCGGCGAACCCCGGCTCGGGAAACACGGCGAGCTCGAGATCACCCTGCGCTACCTGACGCCGCACTCGAAGTGGTCGATCCACTCCGAGTACCAGGACAACCTGATCATGCTGACGCTGTCCCGCGGCGGCCCGACGATGTGGATGAGCGAGACGGATGCGGCCAAGATCGGCGTACGTGACAACGACTGGATCGAGGCGGTCAACCGCAACGGCGTCGTGGTGTGCCGTGCCGTGGTGACCCACAAGATGCCCGAGGGCACGGTGTACATGTACCACGCGCAGGAACGCGTCATCGACGTGCCGAAGGCGGAGCGGACCGGACGCCGCGGCGGCATCCACAACTCCCTGACCCGCCTGCTGGTCAAGCCGACCCACCTGATCGGCGGGTACGCCCAGCTCTCGTTCGCCTTCAACTATCTCGGTCCCACCGGCAACCAGCGCGACGAGGTCACGGTCATCCGCCGCCGGTCGCAGGAGGTGCAGTACTGA
- a CDS encoding helix-turn-helix transcriptional regulator, whose protein sequence is MAVSPAPVDRAAILDLVRTAGGVTAAEVADHAGLPVSTIRDHLDALVAAGLLAKARASGGLPYRPAWRYRAVTDDPTSSAYGRLLTAVLEHLGDEAADRAVADRVGRRWGGLLAGARDDDRDPVEALVAVLDALGFTPRVAAGGDTTEVWLRSCPYLGLVRDHPDAMCRLHAGVIRGALHHSGADDDAVLEPFAAPEGCVVRLRAAGPDPA, encoded by the coding sequence ATGGCAGTGTCACCCGCGCCGGTCGACCGGGCCGCGATCCTCGATCTGGTACGGACGGCCGGCGGCGTGACCGCGGCGGAGGTGGCCGACCACGCCGGGCTGCCCGTCTCCACCATCCGTGACCACCTCGACGCGCTCGTCGCGGCCGGACTGCTCGCGAAGGCGCGGGCCAGCGGCGGGCTGCCGTACCGGCCGGCGTGGCGGTACCGCGCCGTCACCGACGACCCCACCTCGTCAGCGTACGGCCGGCTGCTCACCGCGGTCCTGGAACACCTCGGCGACGAGGCCGCGGACCGCGCGGTGGCCGACCGGGTGGGGCGGCGCTGGGGCGGCCTGCTCGCCGGCGCCCGCGACGACGACCGGGATCCCGTCGAGGCTCTCGTCGCGGTCCTGGACGCACTGGGCTTCACGCCCCGCGTCGCCGCCGGTGGCGACACCACGGAGGTGTGGCTGCGCAGCTGCCCGTACCTGGGGCTCGTCCGGGACCACCCCGACGCCATGTGCCGCCTGCACGCCGGCGTGATCCGCGGGGCGCTGCACCACAGCGGCGCGGACGACGACGCCGTGCTGGAACCGTTCGCCGCTCCGGAGGGTTGCGTCGTGCGCCTGCGCGCGGCCGGGCCGGACCCCGCCTAG
- a CDS encoding DUF309 domain-containing protein, giving the protein MDATGFTRDRDGAGRARNSRPRDALGRPLPYGLPGVPTTPEDVVLSPAEALEEAQRLLDEGRPFHAHEVLEGAWKQAPEPERELWRGLAQLAVGVTHRARGNDTGAARLLRRAADRIAAYAGAAPHGIDAAGVSAWADALADRLQSGDAGGEPPVRLAAR; this is encoded by the coding sequence ATGGACGCCACCGGCTTCACCCGGGACCGCGACGGCGCGGGGCGGGCCAGGAACTCCCGGCCCCGCGACGCGCTGGGCCGGCCGCTGCCGTACGGGCTGCCCGGCGTGCCCACCACGCCCGAGGACGTGGTGCTGAGCCCCGCGGAGGCGCTCGAGGAAGCCCAGCGCCTGCTCGACGAGGGCCGCCCGTTCCACGCCCACGAGGTGCTGGAGGGCGCGTGGAAGCAGGCGCCGGAGCCGGAGCGGGAGCTGTGGCGCGGCCTCGCCCAGCTCGCGGTCGGCGTGACGCACCGCGCGCGGGGCAACGACACGGGCGCGGCCCGGCTGCTGCGGCGGGCGGCCGACCGGATCGCCGCGTACGCCGGCGCCGCCCCGCACGGTATCGACGCGGCGGGCGTGTCGGCCTGGGCGGACGCGCTCGCCGACCGCCTGCAGAGCGGGGACGCGGGCGGGGAGCCACCGGTACGCCTCGCCGCCCGGTGA